From a single Canis lupus baileyi chromosome 14, mCanLup2.hap1, whole genome shotgun sequence genomic region:
- the SLURP1 gene encoding secreted Ly-6/uPAR-related protein 1: MARCGAALLLLLLAAASLRTGEAFRCFTCELPTPVSLCKNISVCKPEDTACKTTLLQIESEYPFHQSPMVTRSCSSSCIATDPDSIGAAHLVFCCFHDLCNSVQASRLLGHLP, encoded by the exons ATGGCCCGGTGCGGGGCTGcactcctgctgctgctccttgcAGCCGCCAGCTTGCGCACTG GTGAGGCCTTCAGATGCTTTACCTGTGAGCTGCCCACACCTGTTTCCTTATGCAAGAACATCTCTGTCTGCAAGCCAGAGGACACGGCCTGCAAGACCACGCTGCTGCAGATTGAGTCAG AGTACCCGTTCCACCAGAGCCCCATGGTGACCcggtcctgctccagctcctgcaTAGCCACCGACCCCGACAGTATTGGGGCCGCCCACCTCGTCTTCTGCTGCTTCCATGACCTGTGCAATTCAGTGCAGGCCAGCAGGCTCCTTGGCCACCTTCCCTGA
- the LYPD2 gene encoding ly6/PLAUR domain-containing protein 2, with translation MMGTRLVLLVLLLATWGERGERVVALRCYTCHEPTAVSSCATIATCGTNETMCKTTLYSLETVYPFLGDSTVTKSCASKCVPSDVDSIGQTRPVSCCNTELCNLDGAPGLDGRRSLALALAPLLLWSLGL, from the exons ATGATGGGGACTCGGCTGGTGCTACTGGTGCTGCTGCTGGCCACCTGGGGCGAGCGTGGAGAGCGTG TGGTGGCCCTACGATGCTACACCTGTCATGAGCCTACTGCTGTGTCCAGCTGTGCCACCATCGCCACCTGCGGTACCAACGAGACCATGTGCAAGACCACCCTCTACTCCCTGGAGACAG TGTACCCCTTCCTGGGGGACTCCACGGTGACCAAGTCCTGCGCCAGCAAGTGTGTGCCCTCGGACGTGGACAGCATCGGCCAGACCCGGCCCGTGTCCTGCTGCAACACGGAGCTCTGCAACCTGGACGGGGCTCCCGGCCTGGACGGCCGCCGCAGCCTGGCCTTGGCGCTGGCGCCCCTCCTGCTCTGGAGCCTCGGCCTGTAG
- the SLURP2 gene encoding secreted Ly-6/uPAR domain-containing protein 2, translating to MRLLLGLLLAAALSLEPARALSCHQCKGFGGCLRPSTCPWGSNYCVSIATRVPFSVIDMPLVTKSCYSGCPDISTLGLGPHVSIVCCQFSLCNTD from the exons ATGCGGCTGCTCCTCGGGCTCTTGCTGGCGGCCGCCTTGAGCCTGGAGCCGG CCCGAGCCTTGAGCTGTCACCAGTGCAAGGGCTTCGGAGGGTGCCTCCGTCCGTCCACATGCCCCTGGGGCTCCAACTACTGCGTCAGCATCGCCACCC GAGTCCCCTTCAGCGTCATTGACATGCCTCTGGTGACCAAATCCTGCTACAGTGGCTGCCCCGACATCTCTACCTTGGGCCTTGGCCCCCACGTGTCCATCGTCTGCTGCCAGTTCAGCCTCTGCAACACCGACTGA
- the LYNX1 gene encoding ly-6/neurotoxin-like protein 1 has protein sequence MGPLLTLFLVALVGLPLAQALDCHVCAYNGENCFNPVHCPAMVTYCMTTRTYYTPTRMKVSKSCVPSCFETVYDGYSKHASTTSCCQYDLCNGAGLAIPGTLALAPILLATLWGLL, from the exons ATGGGGCCCCTGCTAACCCTGTTCCTGGTGGCCCTGGTGGGCCTCCCGCTGG cccaggcTCTGGACTGCCACGTGTGCGCCTACAACGGAGAGAACTGCTTCAACCCCGTCCACTGCCCGGCCATGGTCACCTACTGCATGACCACGCGCACTT ACTACACCCCGACCAGGATGAAGGTGAGCAAGTCCTGCGTGCCCAGCTGCTTCGAGACCGTGTACGATGGTTACTCCAAGCACGCCTCTACCACCTCCTGCTGCCAGTACGACCTCTGTAACGGCGCTGGCCTCGCCATCCCCGgaaccctggccctggcccccatACTCCTGGCTACCCTCTGGGGTCTGCTCTGa